The following proteins are co-located in the Pedobacter sp. FW305-3-2-15-E-R2A2 genome:
- the serS gene encoding serine--tRNA ligase, whose amino-acid sequence MLQVNYIRENREKVLERLSVRNFKQPELVDEIIKIDEERRQAQTSLDSLSAIANSSAKQIGELMRNGKKEEADVLKSETTANKEQIKNLSDVLTEAEDKLHQLIVQLPNLPHESVPTGATPEENEVVLVHGEPAVLGENAVPHWELTAKYDIIDFELGTKIAGAGFPVYKGKGARLQRALINFFLDRAIDAGYREMQVPHLVNEASGFGTGQLPDKEGQMYHAGVDNLYLIPTAEVPVTNLYRDVILKEEELPVKNTAYTPCFRREAGSYGAHVRGLNRLHQFDKVELVQVVHPETSYDVLEQMSSYVQSLLKDLGLHYRVLSLCGGDMGFTSAKTYDMEVWSAAQQRWLEVSSVSNFETYQSNRLKLRFKGATGKTQLAHTLNGSALALPRIVASILENNQTDKGIKIPEVLVKYTGFEYID is encoded by the coding sequence ATGTTGCAAGTTAACTATATCCGCGAAAATAGAGAGAAAGTTTTAGAACGACTGTCTGTCCGTAATTTCAAACAGCCTGAATTGGTGGATGAAATTATTAAAATTGATGAAGAGCGTAGACAAGCTCAAACCTCCTTGGACTCCCTTTCCGCTATCGCAAATTCCAGTGCTAAACAAATTGGTGAGCTGATGCGTAATGGTAAAAAAGAGGAAGCGGATGTATTGAAATCGGAAACTACAGCAAACAAAGAGCAGATCAAAAACCTTTCTGATGTACTGACTGAAGCGGAGGATAAATTGCACCAATTGATTGTACAGTTGCCTAACCTGCCTCATGAATCCGTACCAACGGGAGCTACACCAGAGGAAAACGAAGTGGTATTGGTACATGGTGAGCCTGCAGTATTGGGCGAAAACGCTGTGCCACACTGGGAGCTGACTGCTAAGTATGACATCATAGATTTTGAACTGGGTACTAAAATTGCCGGCGCAGGTTTTCCTGTGTATAAAGGAAAAGGAGCACGTTTACAAAGGGCATTGATCAATTTCTTTTTGGATCGCGCAATAGATGCGGGCTACAGAGAGATGCAGGTTCCTCACCTGGTAAATGAAGCTTCAGGCTTTGGTACTGGTCAGTTACCGGATAAAGAAGGTCAGATGTACCATGCAGGAGTAGACAATTTATACCTGATTCCTACAGCTGAAGTTCCGGTAACGAATTTATACCGTGATGTGATCCTGAAAGAAGAAGAACTTCCGGTTAAAAACACCGCATATACTCCATGTTTCCGTCGCGAGGCAGGTTCTTATGGGGCGCATGTACGTGGCTTGAACCGTTTGCACCAGTTTGATAAGGTGGAATTGGTACAGGTAGTTCATCCCGAAACATCTTATGATGTTTTAGAACAAATGAGCAGCTATGTACAATCCTTATTAAAGGATCTTGGCCTTCATTACAGAGTTTTGAGTCTGTGTGGTGGTGATATGGGATTCACATCTGCTAAAACTTATGATATGGAAGTATGGAGTGCTGCACAGCAACGTTGGTTAGAAGTATCTTCAGTTTCCAACTTCGAGACTTACCAAAGTAACCGTTTGAAATTAAGGTTCAAAGGGGCAACCGGAAAAACACAGCTGGCGCATACCTTAAACGGAAGTGCTTTGGCTTTACCACGTATTGTGGCTTCTATCCTGGAAAATAACCAGACGGATAAAGGAATTAAAATTCCGGAAGTTCTGGTAAAATATACCGGATTCGAATATATCGACTAA
- the rsmI gene encoding 16S rRNA (cytidine(1402)-2'-O)-methyltransferase, with translation MEGKLFLVPTPIGNLEDMTFRAIRILKEADVILAEDTRTSAPMLKHFGIDKKAYSHHQHNEHQATSEIIKFLKEGKNVALISDAGTPAISDPGFFLVREAIKNDLAVECLPGATAFVPALVNSGLPSDSFIFEGFLPVKKGRQTRFKKLAEEDRTIILYESPHRLLKTLEEFAEYCGEDRQASVSRELTKMYEETVRGTLLEIKTHFENNILKGEFVICIAGKTEVKKSKYEKDK, from the coding sequence ATGGAAGGCAAACTATTTCTTGTTCCCACGCCAATAGGCAACCTTGAGGATATGACCTTCAGGGCGATAAGAATCTTAAAAGAGGCCGATGTGATTCTGGCTGAAGATACCCGTACCAGTGCCCCGATGCTGAAACATTTCGGCATTGATAAAAAGGCCTATTCACATCATCAGCACAATGAGCATCAGGCAACCTCAGAAATCATTAAGTTTCTAAAAGAAGGAAAAAATGTAGCACTGATCTCCGATGCAGGTACTCCGGCCATTTCTGATCCTGGATTCTTCCTGGTGAGGGAAGCGATCAAGAATGACCTGGCGGTAGAGTGTTTACCAGGGGCAACCGCTTTTGTTCCGGCACTGGTGAACTCCGGACTTCCATCGGATTCCTTTATATTTGAAGGCTTTCTGCCGGTAAAAAAAGGCAGACAAACACGTTTTAAAAAACTGGCAGAGGAAGACCGCACCATTATCTTATATGAAAGTCCACACCGCTTATTGAAAACCCTGGAAGAGTTTGCGGAATATTGCGGAGAAGACCGTCAGGCTTCGGTAAGCAGGGAGCTGACAAAAATGTATGAGGAGACCGTGAGGGGTACATTGCTGGAGATAAAAACACATTTTGAAAACAACATATTAAAAGGAGAATTCGTGATTTGTATTGCGGGAAAAACGGAAGTAAAGAAGTCCAAATACGAAAAAGATAAATAG
- a CDS encoding SIMPL domain-containing protein (The SIMPL domain is named for its presence in mouse protein SIMPL (signalling molecule that associates with mouse pelle-like kinase). Bacterial member BP26, from Brucella, was shown to assemble into a channel-like structure, while YggE from E. coli has been associated with resistance to oxidative stress.): MKKLFALAFVALFSLSAMAQQVDLRKKISVSGSAETEVTPDIIYISISLKEYLKDNNSKKKVEITTLESQLYKAIQDAGIAKENLTINNVSGYSIAEKKKNPDFLVSKQYRLKVTDLNKWNELIGSVDPKGVAYTNIDSYDYSKIEALKKELKIKALQAAKAKAAYLVEALGNQLGSIIDIQELNNESYPQPMYRANVMMMKAESADAMGGAAPEIDFKKIKLNYTMNTVFEIK, encoded by the coding sequence ATGAAAAAGTTATTTGCCCTTGCCTTTGTTGCCTTATTTAGTTTAAGTGCCATGGCTCAACAAGTAGATCTGAGAAAAAAGATAAGTGTTAGCGGATCTGCAGAAACGGAAGTTACTCCGGATATCATTTATATCAGCATCTCTTTAAAAGAATATTTAAAAGACAACAACAGCAAGAAAAAAGTAGAAATCACTACCCTGGAAAGTCAGCTGTATAAAGCGATTCAGGATGCAGGTATCGCAAAAGAAAACTTAACCATCAACAATGTATCTGGTTATAGCATTGCAGAGAAAAAGAAAAATCCTGACTTCTTAGTAAGCAAACAATACCGCTTAAAAGTAACTGACCTGAACAAATGGAATGAGCTGATCGGTTCAGTAGACCCAAAAGGTGTGGCTTATACCAATATCGATAGCTATGACTACTCTAAGATCGAAGCCTTAAAAAAAGAGCTTAAAATCAAAGCACTTCAGGCAGCGAAAGCAAAAGCAGCTTATTTAGTAGAAGCATTGGGCAATCAATTGGGAAGCATCATCGACATTCAGGAATTAAACAACGAGTCTTACCCTCAGCCAATGTACCGTGCAAACGTAATGATGATGAAAGCGGAAAGTGCAGATGCAATGGGCGGAGCAGCTCCGGAAATTGATTTCAAGAAAATCAAATTGAATTACACAATGAATACTGTGTTTGAGATCAAATAA